The genomic interval CAGAACTGGCCTTCCTGTAGCTCGCCGTCGCCGGTCAGGACATAGACCTCGCCGTTCCGACCTTGCAGCCGGTTCGCCTGCACGAAGCCTTTCGCCTTCGAGATGCCCATGCCGAGCGAGCCGGTGTTGGCGAAGATCCCCGGTGTGTCGATGTCCGGGTGGCCCGGCAGGCCGTCGAGCCGCCGCAGCGTGTGGATGCTCTCGAACGGCAGCCGCCCCAGCCCGATCAGCACCGAGTACAGGGCCGGCACGTCGTGGCCCTTGGAGCTGAAAAAACGATCCACCGGCGTCTCGCGCTCGTCCGCGAGCCGCAGCTCCTCCAGGTGCAGCCAGGAGAGAATGTCCAGGCTGCTGAAGGTGCTCCCCAGGTGTCCGGAGCCGGCTTTACCGATCATGTAGAGCGCGTTGATCCGGCAGGCAGCGGCGAAAATGGCGGCACGCTCGACCGCGCCAACCCGGAGGCTGCGAAGGCGCTCCAACTCGGCGGCCGGGACATAGACAAGCTCGGTCATGCGGATGGTTCCTCAGAATGGGCGCAGAATGAGTGGGCCAACCGGTGGCCCCGAGTGAGACTAGACATCGACGGGGTACGGGGTCGCCGTGACTGGCGGCAGGCTCGCCTCGCCGGTCGAGAGCAGGTACTCGGCGTAGATCCAGTCGGCCACGTCGTTGACGTCGTACCCCTCGTCGCCCTCGGAGATGAAGGGCACGTACGAGTCGCCGGCGATGGTCCGGTTCTCGAAGATCACCCGGCTCCAGGCGATCTCCAGACTGGCGTTCTGGATGTAGACCTCGGGGAGCGTCGGGTACTGGCTGCTGTGCCAGGGCTGCTCCTTCGGGCCGATGGGCAGCAGCGGGAACATCCGGTGTCCACGCACCACCCACATCTTGCCGGGGTGCTGCTTGCACTTCTCGACGGCCCGCAGCGAATCGACGCCGTCCTCAGCCAGGAAGGTGTCCCAGGCTCGACGAATGGTGTGGGCCTTGCGGAACGGGCTGGTGGGGCGCAAAATCGCGAAGCAGTCGTAGTTGCGGCCCTCGTCGCGCAGCCGACCGAGCGTGTACTCGATCCACTCGATGTCGGGGGAGCGGTCGCCGGCGTACTCCTCGGGCCGCAGGAACGGCACGGACGCGCCGTAGTGCGTGGCGATGTCCGCGAACTGCTGCGAGTCCGTCGAGACGATCACTTCGCCGAAGATACCGCTCTCGACCGCCGCCGCGATGGTATAGGCGATGACGGGGTGGCCGGCCAGCGGCTTGATGTTCTTGTTCTTGACGCGCTTGGAGCCGGCCCGGGCCGGGATCAGGCCGACGATACTGGGGGTGCGCTCGCGAGGCATAGTCGTCCCCTCCGGCGAAGGAGTGTACCAGAGGAGTTATCAGTCATCCTTCTCCGCGTTCAGAACACCTGGATGCACGGGCGAGACTCGCAGGCCAGCTGCGTGGAGACCTTTCCAGAGCAGCTTGTGTGTTCGCGCTTCCACCATCGTCGACGGGTCTTCCCACGCAATCGCACTGATCTCGTCCTGATCCTGGCGCCACTGTGGGTCTTGTTCGCCATCGACATAGCCGTGAAACAGCAACTGCAGCGAGCGCACGAAGCTCTGGTCTCTGTGCATGAGAAAGTTCCACTCAAGGATGCAGAGCGGGTCGTCGGCGGCAGCGACGAAGCGATACCCTGTTTCCTCCCAGCACTCCCGGATCGCAGCGTCAAACACCGATTCGCCCGGTTCGACCTCGCCGCCCGGTGGGTCCCATCGGCCCACACCTGGCGTTTCCACGACGAGCACCCTGCCGTCGTCGCGTGCAGCGAGGACGTAGCTGGCAACCCGCCAGGGAACCGGCGAGACACCGTCGTACAGCCGCCGCTCACCGAGATGGTTCGAGAAGAGCGTCCCCGCTAGCACCACCGCGACACTCCCTCGTGCAGCAGATCGGCACGATGCACACGCGTCGGGGACCGAAAGCCCCGCCTACCAGACGGTGATACCGCCGTCCACCTGGAGGTTGATGCCCGTCACGTAGGCCGAGGCGTCCGACGCCAGGAAGACCAGCGGGCCGACCAGATCGCTCGCAACCGCCATCCGGCGCAGCGGGATCTTGGCGTTGAGCTTCGCCTTGAACTCCTCGTCCTGGCCGCCCAGCACGCCGCCCGGAGAGAGCGCATTGACGCGGACGCCCCGCGGTCCCCAGAACCCTGCCAGGTACTTCGTCATGTTCAAGACGGCCGCCTTCGACGCCCCGTAGGCTGGCGGCTTCAAGAACGGCGGATCGAAGCCGAGATGGTCGTAGAGGCGCATGTCGGGCGAGATCACGGCGTACATCGAGCCGATGTTGACGATGGACCCGCGCCCAGCCTTCGCCATCTCGGTGCCGAAGACCTGGGACACCTGGAACGTCCCGAACGTGTTCACCTGCAGCACGCGCTGGAAAACGTCCGGCGGG from Chloroflexota bacterium carries:
- a CDS encoding acylneuraminate cytidylyltransferase family protein, which gives rise to MPRERTPSIVGLIPARAGSKRVKNKNIKPLAGHPVIAYTIAAAVESGIFGEVIVSTDSQQFADIATHYGASVPFLRPEEYAGDRSPDIEWIEYTLGRLRDEGRNYDCFAILRPTSPFRKAHTIRRAWDTFLAEDGVDSLRAVEKCKQHPGKMWVVRGHRMFPLLPIGPKEQPWHSSQYPTLPEVYIQNASLEIAWSRVIFENRTIAGDSYVPFISEGDEGYDVNDVADWIYAEYLLSTGEASLPPVTATPYPVDV
- a CDS encoding NUDIX hydrolase, yielding MVLAGTLFSNHLGERRLYDGVSPVPWRVASYVLAARDDGRVLVVETPGVGRWDPPGGEVEPGESVFDAAIRECWEETGYRFVAAADDPLCILEWNFLMHRDQSFVRSLQLLFHGYVDGEQDPQWRQDQDEISAIAWEDPSTMVEARTHKLLWKGLHAAGLRVSPVHPGVLNAEKDD
- a CDS encoding SDR family oxidoreductase, with the translated sequence MSEAQPLAGRVGVVTGALGKLGPIWIGGLLDAGATVAGVDLAGAPVAGEFETLQGQYGKDRLRLYRADVRDRAQLDAARDAILADLGVPHVLVNNAGIDQPPNTDAPQYEIDEIPPDVFQRVLQVNTFGTFQVSQVFGTEMAKAGRGSIVNIGSMYAVISPDMRLYDHLGFDPPFLKPPAYGASKAAVLNMTKYLAGFWGPRGVRVNALSPGGVLGGQDEEFKAKLNAKIPLRRMAVASDLVGPLVFLASDASAYVTGINLQVDGGITVW